One window from the genome of Salvia splendens isolate huo1 chromosome 9, SspV2, whole genome shotgun sequence encodes:
- the LOC121746770 gene encoding L-ascorbate oxidase-like, with amino-acid sequence MHWSPDDQEGVVIAINGQFPGPTIRARAGDTLHLHLTNKLHTEGVVIHWHGIRQIGTPWADGTASISQCAINPGEAFVYRFKVDRAGTYFYHGHYGMQRSAGLYGSLIVDVGEGEKEKFEYDGELSILLSDWWHKGSREQEVDLSSKPMRWIGEPQTLLINGRGQFNCSLAAHFSNSTVAPCKLSGNEQYAPYILKVHPNKTYRLRIASSTALASLNLAIGNHKMRVVEADGNYVKPFTADNIDVYSGDSYSVLFRTDQSPSHNYWLSATVRGREPHTPPALAILNYLPTSPSHLPTSPPPTSPRWDDYPSSKAFSHQILSLPGSPTPPKTPHRRLILLNTQTYINGYTKWSINNISLTLPTTPYLGSIKYNITNAFDAKSPPDRAPPGYNVMRPAPNPNSTYGSGVYVLEFNSTVDVVLQNANALKDNVSEIHPWHLHGHDFWVVGYGEGEFKEGDAAGFNLRDPPYRNTAVIFPYGWTAVRFVADNPGVWAFHCHIEPHLHLGMGVVFAEGVERVRGIPNEAIACGLTGKMLMRNGTR; translated from the exons ATGCACTGGTCTCCAGATGACCAAGAAGGTGTGGTCATCGCCATCAACGGCCAGTTCCCCGGCCCCACTATACGTGCCCGGGCCGGAGACACCCTTCACCTCCACCTCACCAACAAGCTTCACACCGAGGGCGTTGTCATCCATTGGCACGGAATCAGACAG ATTGGGACGCCATGGGCCGACGGGACAGCCTCGATATCGCAGTGTGCCATTAATCCGGGAGAGGCATTTGTCTATAGGTTTAAAGTCGACCGG GCGGGGACATACTTTTACCATGGGCACTACGGTATGCAACGGTCGGCCGGGCTTTACGGGTCGTTGATCGTGGACGTGGGAGAAGGGGAGAAGGAGAAGTTTGAGTATGATGGAGAGTTGAGTATTCTGCTGAGTGATTGGTGGCATAAGGGATCTCGTGAACAAGAGGTTGATCTCTCCTCCAAACCCATGCGTTGGATTGGTGAGCCACAG ACATTGTTGATCAATGGGAGAGGGCAGTTCAATTGCTCATTAGCGGCGCATTTTAGCAACTCCACCGTAGCGCCGTGCAAGTTAAGCGGCAATGAACAGTACGCGCCTTATATCCTTAAAGTCCACCCCAACAAGACCTACCGGCTCAGGATAGCCAGCTCCACTGCACTGGCTTCACTCAACTTGGCTATTGGG AATCACAAGATGAGGGTGGTGGAAGCGGACGGCAACTACGTGAAGCCATTCACCGCGGACAACATCGATGTCTACTCCGGCGACAGCTACTCCGTCCTCTTCCGAACCGACCAATCCCCCTCCCACAACTACTGGCTCTCGGCCACCGTCCGCGGCCGTGAGCCCCACACGCCCCCCGCCCTCGCCATCCTCAACTACCTCCCCACCTCCCCCTCCCACCTCCCCACCTCCCCCCCTCCCACCTCCCCCCGCTGGGACGACTACCCCTCCAGCAAAGCCTTCTCCCACCAAATCCTCTCCCTCCCGGGCTCCCCCACACCCCCAAAAACCCCCCACCGCCGCCTCATCCTTCTAAACACCCAAACCTACATCAACGGCTACACCAAATGGTCCATCAACAACATCTCTTTAACCCTCCCCACCACCCCCTACCTAGGCTCCATAAAATACAACATAACCAACGCCTTCGACGCCAAAAGCCCCCCCGACCGGGCCCCACCGGGGTACAACGTGATGCGGCCGGCCCCAAACCCTAACTCGACGTACGGAAGCGGCGTGTACGTGCTCGAGTTTAACTCGACGGTGGATGTGGTGCTGCAGAATGCGAATGCGCTCAAGGACAATGTGAGCGAGATTCATCCGTGGCATCTGCACGGGCATGATTTCTGGGTGGTGGGGTACGGGGAGGGGGAGTTTAAGGAAGGGGACGCGGCAGGGTTCAATCTGAGAGACCCGCCGTATAGGAACACGGCGGTGATTTTTCCTTACGGGTGGACGGCGGTGAGGTTCGTGGCGGATAATCCTGGGGTTTGGGCGTTTCATTGCCATATTGAGCCGCATTTGCATTTGGGGATGGGGGTGGTGTTCGCGGAAGGGGTGGAGCGTGTGAGAGGGATTCCGAACGAGGCAATCGCGTGTGGTTTGACGGGGAAAATGCTCATGAGAAATGGGACTCGTTGA